The following are from one region of the Nocardia terpenica genome:
- a CDS encoding alpha/beta fold hydrolase, which yields MPYAKAADGARIAYQTAGEGFPLLLIAGQSNNHHWWDGIRDDFHGTHRTITFDHRGCGDSGKPDIPYSTPGFAEDVIAILDDLGVERADVYGTSMGGRVAQWVAARYPDRVRALVLGCTSPGGRHAVERDPGILPLLADPATAERTLLDLMYTPAWLATTSGPYRTLGDPAMPPYARRRHLIASHRHDAWDVLPDIAAPTLVVHGGDDRFNPVENAPLIAERIPGARLEIIPGARHAYFEEFRSVASPLVSEFLSSVR from the coding sequence ATGCCGTATGCCAAGGCCGCGGACGGGGCTCGTATCGCGTATCAGACTGCGGGCGAGGGGTTTCCGCTGCTGTTGATCGCCGGGCAGTCCAATAATCACCACTGGTGGGACGGCATTCGCGACGACTTCCACGGCACGCATCGGACCATCACCTTCGATCATCGCGGCTGCGGCGACAGCGGCAAGCCCGATATCCCGTACAGCACACCGGGTTTCGCCGAGGACGTGATCGCGATCCTGGACGATCTCGGCGTGGAGCGGGCCGATGTGTACGGCACCTCGATGGGCGGCCGGGTGGCCCAGTGGGTGGCGGCGCGGTATCCGGATCGGGTGCGGGCGCTGGTGCTCGGCTGCACGTCACCGGGCGGGCGGCATGCGGTGGAACGGGATCCGGGGATCCTGCCGCTGCTCGCGGATCCGGCCACGGCCGAGCGGACCCTGCTCGACCTCATGTACACCCCGGCCTGGCTCGCCACCACCTCCGGCCCGTACCGCACCCTCGGCGACCCGGCCATGCCGCCGTACGCCCGCCGCCGCCACCTGATCGCCAGCCACCGCCACGACGCGTGGGATGTGTTGCCGGACATCGCCGCTCCCACGCTGGTGGTGCACGGCGGGGACGACCGCTTCAACCCGGTCGAGAACGCGCCGCTGATCGCCGAGCGCATCCCCGGGGCGCGGTTGGAGATCATTCCCGGTGCCCGGCATGCCTATTTCGAGGAATTCCGTTCGGTGGCAAGCCCTTTGGTGAGCGAGTTCCTTAGCTCGGTGCGCTAG
- a CDS encoding acetyl-CoA C-acetyltransferase produces the protein MPEAVIVSYARSPIGRAGKGSLVSIRPDDLAAQMVRAALDKVPQLAPAEIDDLMLGCGQPGGEGGFNMAKVVSTKLGYDYLPGTTVNRYCSSSLQTTRMAFHAIKAGEGEAFVSAGVETVSRFDKGTSDGWPNTHNPEFAEAEARTAKRAEGGSDGWTDPRELDLLPDIYIAMGQTAENVAQLTGISREEQDRWGVRSQNRAEEAIKAGFFEREITPVTLPDGTVVSTDDGPRAGTTYEKVSQLKPVFRPDGTITAGNACPLNDGAAALVIMSDTKAKALGLTPLARIVSTGVSGLSPEIMGLGPIQAVRNALRLAGKTIDDLDLYEINEAFAVQVLGSARELNMDLDKLNVSGGAIALGHPFGMTGARITATLLNNLQTHDKQWGLETMCVGGGQGMAMIIERLS, from the coding sequence ATGCCCGAGGCCGTCATCGTCTCCTATGCCCGCTCCCCGATCGGCCGCGCGGGCAAGGGATCCCTGGTGAGCATCCGCCCGGACGACCTCGCGGCCCAGATGGTCCGCGCCGCGCTGGACAAGGTCCCGCAGCTGGCCCCCGCCGAGATCGACGACCTGATGCTGGGCTGCGGCCAGCCCGGCGGCGAGGGCGGTTTCAATATGGCCAAGGTGGTGTCCACCAAGCTCGGCTACGACTACCTGCCCGGCACCACGGTCAACCGCTACTGCTCCTCGTCGCTGCAGACCACGCGCATGGCCTTCCACGCCATCAAGGCGGGCGAGGGCGAGGCGTTCGTCTCCGCGGGCGTGGAGACCGTGTCGCGCTTCGACAAGGGCACCTCCGACGGCTGGCCGAACACCCACAATCCGGAGTTCGCCGAGGCCGAGGCGCGCACGGCGAAGCGGGCCGAGGGCGGCTCGGACGGCTGGACCGACCCGCGCGAGCTGGACCTGCTGCCCGACATCTACATCGCCATGGGCCAGACCGCCGAGAACGTCGCCCAGCTGACCGGCATCTCCCGCGAGGAGCAGGACCGGTGGGGCGTGCGGTCGCAGAACCGGGCCGAGGAGGCCATCAAGGCCGGGTTCTTCGAGCGCGAGATCACTCCGGTGACGCTGCCGGACGGCACGGTCGTGTCCACCGACGACGGCCCGCGGGCGGGCACCACCTACGAGAAGGTGTCGCAGCTGAAGCCGGTGTTCCGGCCGGACGGCACGATCACCGCCGGTAATGCGTGCCCGCTCAACGACGGCGCGGCCGCGCTGGTGATCATGAGCGATACCAAGGCGAAGGCGCTGGGCCTGACCCCGCTGGCGCGCATCGTGTCGACCGGCGTGTCCGGGTTGTCGCCGGAGATCATGGGCCTGGGCCCGATTCAGGCCGTGCGCAATGCGCTGCGACTGGCGGGCAAGACCATCGACGACCTCGACCTGTACGAGATCAACGAGGCGTTCGCGGTCCAGGTGCTGGGCTCGGCGCGCGAGCTGAACATGGACCTGGACAAGCTCAATGTCTCCGGCGGCGCCATCGCCCTGGGCCACCCGTTCGGCATGACCGGCGCTCGCATCACCGCCACCCTGCTCAACAATCTCCAGACCCACGACAAGCAGTGGGGCCTGGAGACCATGTGCGTCGGCGGCGGCCAGGGCATGGCCATGATCATCGAGCGGTTGAGCTAG
- a CDS encoding Bax inhibitor-1/YccA family protein encodes MRTTSNPIFKNLPKQQGGYAGFGSAAAGAGQFDSRGQQQYPPYGGYQQPYQAAPATRPMTIDDVVTKTGITLGVVTVAAVISYGLTSANHALAPMFVAVGGLVAFVLVMIASFGRKQDNPAIVLSYAAFEGLFLGALSFMFTNVRFGGVGGSGLIAQAVLGTFGVFIGMLVVYKTGAIRVTPRFTRMMAGAMIGVLVLMLGNLIAAFFTPGGFGLRSGGALSIVFSLVVIAIAAFSFLLDFDAADQLIRAQAPEKAAWGVALGLTVTLVWLYLEILRLLSYLQND; translated from the coding sequence GTGCGCACCACTAGCAACCCGATCTTCAAGAACCTGCCCAAACAGCAGGGCGGATACGCGGGGTTCGGTTCGGCGGCTGCGGGCGCCGGACAGTTCGACTCGCGCGGCCAGCAGCAGTACCCGCCCTACGGCGGCTACCAGCAGCCCTATCAGGCGGCCCCGGCCACCCGGCCGATGACCATCGACGACGTCGTCACCAAGACCGGCATCACGCTGGGTGTGGTGACCGTCGCGGCGGTCATCTCCTACGGGTTGACCTCGGCCAACCACGCCCTGGCCCCGATGTTCGTGGCGGTCGGCGGCCTGGTCGCCTTCGTGCTGGTGATGATCGCGTCGTTCGGCCGCAAGCAGGACAACCCGGCCATCGTGCTGAGCTACGCGGCCTTCGAGGGCCTGTTCCTGGGCGCGCTGTCGTTCATGTTCACCAACGTCCGCTTCGGCGGCGTCGGCGGTTCGGGCCTGATCGCGCAGGCGGTGCTCGGCACCTTCGGCGTGTTCATCGGCATGCTCGTGGTCTACAAGACGGGCGCCATCCGGGTCACGCCGCGCTTCACCCGGATGATGGCGGGCGCCATGATCGGCGTGCTGGTGCTCATGCTGGGCAACCTGATCGCGGCCTTCTTCACCCCCGGCGGCTTCGGCCTGCGCTCGGGCGGCGCGCTGTCGATCGTGTTCAGCCTCGTGGTCATCGCGATCGCCGCGTTCAGCTTCCTGCTCGACTTCGACGCCGCCGACCAGCTCATCCGCGCCCAGGCCCCGGAGAAGGCGGCCTGGGGCGTGGCCCTCGGCCTGACCGTCACCCTGGTCTGGCTCTACCTCGAGATCCTGCGCCTGCTGAGCTACCTGCAAAACGACTAG
- a CDS encoding class I SAM-dependent methyltransferase, whose amino-acid sequence MLEVDDVLGRLRRYPDVEAVNLYAVDAADRLILDVAAESLAAAGGDRIAVVDDGYGALTLGATVAHDLRGVRVHQDLLTGELALAGNARTLGLADRYITQPLGRRLFEGVRVVLLRLPRALSGLAEIADAIARYADPEVEVFAGARDKYLTPAMNDVLAESFSSVRASRGRQKSRILLAQRPKPVGEPPYPVHQQIGELDLEVVAHGAAFSGARLDIGTRFLLEHLRRMKPDARDAIDLGCGTGILAVALAKARPHISVVGTDQSAAAVASTRATAAANGVADRVTVLRDDAMAGVADHSADLVLCNPPFHLGAAVHTGSAIKMFAETGRVLRPGGELWTVYNTHLNYRGVMQRLVGRTEVMGRNRKFTVTRSVRGLRDARQE is encoded by the coding sequence GTGCTGGAGGTCGACGACGTGCTGGGCCGGTTGCGGCGGTACCCCGACGTGGAGGCGGTGAACCTCTACGCGGTGGACGCCGCGGATCGGCTGATCCTCGATGTGGCCGCCGAATCCCTCGCCGCCGCGGGCGGTGACCGGATCGCCGTCGTCGACGACGGCTACGGCGCGCTCACCCTGGGCGCGACGGTCGCGCACGATCTGCGCGGGGTCCGGGTCCACCAGGACCTGCTCACCGGCGAACTCGCGCTGGCCGGCAACGCCCGCACCCTCGGGCTGGCCGACCGCTACATCACCCAGCCCCTGGGCCGCCGCCTGTTCGAAGGCGTGCGGGTGGTGCTGCTGCGGCTGCCGCGCGCCCTGTCCGGCCTGGCCGAAATCGCCGACGCCATCGCGCGTTACGCCGATCCGGAGGTCGAGGTGTTCGCGGGCGCGCGCGACAAGTACCTGACCCCGGCGATGAACGACGTTCTGGCCGAATCGTTTTCATCGGTGCGAGCCAGTCGCGGTCGGCAGAAGTCGAGAATCCTGTTGGCGCAGCGGCCCAAACCCGTCGGCGAGCCGCCGTATCCGGTGCACCAGCAGATCGGCGAGCTCGACCTCGAGGTGGTCGCGCACGGGGCCGCCTTCTCCGGGGCGCGCCTGGATATCGGCACCCGATTCCTGCTGGAGCATCTGCGCCGGATGAAGCCCGACGCGCGCGACGCCATCGATCTGGGCTGCGGCACCGGCATTCTCGCCGTCGCGCTGGCCAAGGCGCGCCCGCACATCAGTGTCGTCGGCACCGATCAGTCCGCCGCGGCGGTCGCCTCCACCCGGGCCACCGCCGCCGCCAACGGCGTCGCCGACCGGGTGACCGTGCTGCGCGACGATGCCATGGCCGGGGTGGCCGACCACAGTGCCGATCTGGTGCTGTGCAATCCGCCGTTCCATCTCGGCGCGGCCGTGCACACGGGATCGGCGATCAAGATGTTCGCCGAGACGGGGCGGGTGCTGCGGCCCGGCGGCGAGCTCTGGACGGTCTACAACACGCATCTGAACTACCGTGGAGTCATGCAGCGTCTGGTCGGTCGGACCGAGGTGATGGGCCGCAACCGCAAGTTCACGGTGACGCGGTCGGTCCGTGGTCTGCGCGACGCCCGGCAGGAGTAG
- a CDS encoding GH92 family glycosyl hydrolase → MSLRPHGFRLAAVSIIVAVSISGHAPVVAMGPDNRGMQDLTGWVDPFIGTRPGDVDMGTGGGAGNNFPGADVPFGMVQWSPDTVTPQHGGYYYDDNRIKGFSLTHLSGAGCDTYQDVPFMPFVGAIGPSPATTPDAYYATFTHAHEKAVPGRYQVDLDSGVRVELTATQRTGAGRFTYPTGSSATLLMNAAGSIQGTDDAQVTIGDNYVDGHVHSGKFCGTNSFYTLFYHAEFDQPFAESGTWNGNSVGTDTSAAGTQVGAYVTFDTRRSATVNVRIGLSFVSLDGAKANLDAENPGHAFEEVADAAHESWNARLNRIRVTGGTDDERTIFYTALYHALLQPNVFSDVDGSYAGFDKQIHATDPAHPIYTNFSGWDIYRSEVQLLALIAPREAADIARTMVTFAREGGAWDRWTVANDYTGVMNGDPYHSIVSSVYAFGATDFDAEQALDLMVKGASVPGVNSQGYEERPGLAAYLMLGYVPDAAADTLEYTTADFAIAQFARRLGNEAIHDAFMRRAQNWRKLFNPATGYLQPRHVDGCFAATFDPADPTGYVEGNGAQYTWMVPFNYRTLIEDLGGAAAVNARLDTFFTKLNAGTHEPYAFLGNEPTLETPWIYNYSGAPYKAQGIVDRVRREIWKAAPGGLVGNDDLGEMSSWLVWAAMGLYPEVPGRAELVIGSPMFTGVTIDRPNGPPIVLNAPNAASGTPYVTALRVNGQPWTKPWLPESFVITGGTLDFTLSATPDPAWGADPADVPPSFTDGSGSD, encoded by the coding sequence ATGTCCTTGCGGCCGCACGGATTTCGTCTCGCCGCGGTGTCGATCATTGTGGCCGTCTCGATATCGGGACATGCCCCGGTGGTGGCGATGGGGCCGGACAATAGAGGCATGCAGGATCTGACGGGGTGGGTCGATCCGTTCATCGGCACTCGGCCCGGAGACGTGGATATGGGTACCGGCGGTGGGGCGGGAAACAACTTCCCCGGCGCCGACGTGCCTTTCGGCATGGTGCAGTGGAGTCCCGATACGGTGACGCCGCAGCACGGCGGTTATTACTACGACGACAACAGGATCAAGGGCTTCAGCCTCACGCATCTGTCGGGGGCGGGCTGCGACACCTATCAGGACGTGCCGTTCATGCCGTTCGTCGGCGCCATCGGGCCGTCCCCCGCGACGACGCCGGACGCCTACTACGCGACGTTCACCCACGCGCACGAAAAGGCGGTCCCGGGAAGGTATCAGGTCGATCTGGACAGCGGGGTGCGGGTCGAGCTGACCGCCACCCAGCGCACCGGGGCCGGTCGATTCACCTATCCCACAGGCAGTTCCGCGACGCTGCTGATGAATGCGGCCGGATCGATCCAGGGCACCGACGACGCGCAGGTGACGATCGGCGACAACTATGTCGACGGCCATGTGCACAGCGGGAAGTTCTGCGGCACCAACAGCTTCTACACCCTCTTCTACCACGCCGAATTCGATCAGCCCTTCGCCGAATCCGGTACCTGGAACGGGAATTCGGTGGGCACCGACACCTCCGCGGCGGGAACGCAGGTCGGCGCGTACGTCACCTTCGACACCCGCAGATCGGCGACGGTGAACGTGCGGATCGGGCTGTCGTTCGTCTCGCTGGACGGCGCGAAGGCCAATCTCGACGCGGAGAATCCCGGGCACGCCTTCGAGGAGGTGGCCGACGCGGCGCACGAGTCCTGGAACGCGCGGCTGAACCGGATCCGGGTCACCGGCGGCACCGACGACGAGCGCACCATCTTCTACACCGCGCTGTATCACGCTCTGCTGCAACCGAATGTGTTCTCCGACGTGGACGGCAGCTATGCCGGATTCGACAAGCAGATCCACGCCACCGATCCGGCGCATCCGATCTACACCAACTTCTCCGGCTGGGACATCTATCGCTCCGAGGTGCAGCTGCTGGCGCTGATCGCACCGCGGGAGGCGGCCGATATCGCCCGCACCATGGTGACTTTCGCACGCGAGGGCGGCGCCTGGGATCGGTGGACCGTCGCCAACGATTACACCGGTGTCATGAACGGCGACCCGTATCACAGCATCGTCTCGTCCGTATACGCCTTCGGTGCAACGGATTTCGACGCCGAGCAGGCGCTGGATCTGATGGTGAAGGGCGCCAGCGTGCCGGGCGTCAACAGCCAGGGCTACGAGGAGCGGCCGGGCCTGGCCGCCTATCTGATGCTGGGATACGTCCCCGACGCGGCGGCCGATACGCTCGAGTACACCACCGCCGATTTCGCCATCGCCCAGTTCGCGCGGCGGCTCGGCAACGAGGCGATCCACGACGCGTTCATGCGGCGAGCCCAGAACTGGCGCAAGCTGTTCAACCCCGCCACCGGCTACCTGCAGCCCCGCCACGTCGACGGCTGCTTCGCCGCGACCTTCGATCCGGCCGACCCGACCGGATACGTGGAAGGCAATGGGGCCCAATACACCTGGATGGTGCCCTTCAACTACCGGACGCTGATCGAGGACCTCGGCGGCGCGGCGGCGGTGAACGCGCGCCTGGACACCTTCTTCACCAAACTCAATGCGGGAACGCACGAACCGTACGCCTTCCTCGGCAACGAGCCGACCCTGGAGACGCCCTGGATCTACAACTACTCCGGCGCCCCCTACAAAGCCCAGGGCATCGTCGATCGGGTCCGGCGGGAGATCTGGAAGGCCGCGCCCGGCGGCCTGGTCGGCAACGACGATCTCGGCGAGATGTCGTCCTGGCTGGTCTGGGCGGCCATGGGCCTCTACCCCGAGGTCCCCGGCCGGGCCGAGCTGGTCATCGGCAGCCCGATGTTCACCGGCGTCACCATCGACCGGCCGAACGGGCCGCCGATCGTCCTCAATGCCCCGAACGCCGCCTCCGGCACGCCGTACGTCACCGCGCTCCGGGTGAACGGCCAGCCGTGGACCAAGCCCTGGCTCCCCGAGTCGTTCGTAATCACCGGCGGGACACTGGATTTCACCTTGTCGGCGACGCCGGACCCGGCCTGGGGCGCGGACCCGGCCGACGTCCCGCCGTCCTTCACCGACGGGAGCGGCAGCGACTGA
- a CDS encoding TetR/AcrR family transcriptional regulator yields MPSPTTRTLRADAARNRDHVLDTATALFVERGDGVQMADVARAAGVGVGTVYRHFPTRRALIEAAAQRRFAEILDHARRVSLPDPDTRRALTDFLRHIAEVHERERTLSSAIESVIGDTQPHGEIRARLADLGEELLARGRADGSVRADATVPDLYMIIGAVATISRGGIGDWQRFIEIALDGLRGTPESGQG; encoded by the coding sequence ATGCCGAGCCCGACCACCCGCACCCTGCGCGCCGACGCGGCCCGCAATCGCGACCATGTCCTCGACACCGCGACGGCGCTGTTCGTCGAGCGCGGCGACGGGGTGCAGATGGCCGATGTGGCCCGCGCCGCCGGTGTCGGGGTCGGCACCGTGTACCGGCACTTCCCCACCCGCCGCGCGCTCATCGAGGCCGCGGCCCAGCGGCGCTTCGCCGAGATCCTCGACCACGCCCGCCGCGTCAGCCTGCCCGATCCCGATACCCGCCGGGCACTCACCGACTTCCTCCGGCATATCGCCGAGGTCCACGAGCGCGAGCGGACGCTGTCGAGCGCCATCGAATCGGTGATCGGCGACACCCAGCCGCACGGGGAGATCCGCGCCCGGCTGGCCGACCTCGGCGAGGAGCTGCTGGCCAGGGGCCGCGCCGACGGCAGCGTCCGGGCCGACGCCACCGTGCCCGACCTCTATATGATCATCGGGGCCGTCGCCACGATCAGCCGCGGCGGCATCGGCGACTGGCAGCGCTTCATAGAGATCGCCCTGGATGGCCTGCGCGGGACGCCGGAGTCGGGACAGGGGTAG
- a CDS encoding AMIN-like domain-containing (lipo)protein: MRNRLAWVVVAGFVLLTGCSNRSDAPAPATNARTPVPTSAASAAEPPPVAATPQEHPASLDSRVTVTAVRIGHHPGFDRVVYEFGGTGTPGWRVQYTDRAVQDGSGKALTVAGQSVLEVQILGSAYPWDSGATPYDGPNPATDPSAPGIAGVYGTAVFEGTTQSFIGVNADRPKFSVTGLQNPVRVVIDIASP; the protein is encoded by the coding sequence ATGCGTAACAGGCTGGCGTGGGTCGTCGTCGCGGGGTTCGTTCTGCTGACGGGTTGCTCGAACAGGTCCGACGCGCCCGCTCCGGCGACGAACGCGCGTACCCCGGTGCCGACCTCGGCCGCGTCGGCCGCCGAGCCGCCGCCCGTGGCCGCCACGCCGCAGGAGCATCCCGCGTCCCTCGATTCGAGGGTGACGGTCACCGCCGTGCGCATCGGCCATCATCCCGGATTCGATCGCGTGGTCTACGAATTCGGCGGCACCGGCACGCCCGGCTGGCGGGTGCAATACACCGATCGGGCGGTGCAGGACGGTAGCGGCAAGGCGCTCACCGTCGCCGGGCAATCGGTGCTCGAGGTTCAGATCCTCGGCTCGGCCTATCCGTGGGACAGCGGCGCGACCCCCTACGACGGGCCGAACCCGGCGACCGATCCGAGCGCCCCGGGCATCGCCGGTGTGTACGGCACCGCGGTGTTCGAAGGCACGACGCAGTCCTTCATCGGGGTGAACGCCGATCGCCCGAAGTTCTCGGTCACGGGCCTGCAGAACCCGGTTCGAGTGGTGATCGATATCGCCTCTCCCTGA
- a CDS encoding class I SAM-dependent methyltransferase codes for MTASTSPVDESNDLALGDYHRFARAALGELGAELVTACDIGPGTRVLDIGTGTGHVALAAALSGAEVVTVDTDVDNCTACRAEALRREVDLEWARADAQDLPFPDSSFDIVVSSGSATFLPAHQDVADELLRVTRPGGVIGMTCWTRRSWICEILATLAHYDPPAADALPARLWSSKEHLLWLFGDRIADLDLTAHGFRRTAPTPAQFIEFFETAFDPILTAFTAMADHPERAAALHTDLLDLADRRNLAEPDRPAEYLFEYVVLTATAAT; via the coding sequence ATGACCGCTTCGACAAGCCCGGTGGACGAGAGCAACGACCTGGCACTCGGGGATTACCACCGATTCGCCAGGGCGGCGCTGGGTGAGCTCGGCGCCGAGCTGGTGACCGCCTGCGATATCGGTCCGGGTACCCGGGTGCTCGACATCGGCACCGGAACCGGACATGTGGCGCTGGCGGCCGCGCTGTCCGGTGCGGAGGTGGTGACCGTCGACACCGACGTGGACAACTGCACCGCCTGCCGGGCCGAGGCGCTGCGGCGCGAGGTGGACCTGGAGTGGGCCCGGGCGGACGCGCAGGACCTGCCGTTTCCGGACTCCTCGTTCGACATCGTGGTCTCCTCGGGCAGCGCGACCTTCCTGCCCGCCCACCAGGACGTCGCCGACGAGCTGCTGCGGGTGACCAGGCCCGGCGGCGTCATCGGCATGACCTGCTGGACCCGCCGGTCCTGGATCTGCGAGATCCTGGCCACCCTGGCCCACTACGACCCGCCCGCCGCGGACGCGCTGCCCGCCCGGCTGTGGAGCAGCAAGGAGCACCTGCTGTGGCTGTTCGGCGACCGGATCGCCGACCTGGACCTGACCGCGCACGGCTTCCGCCGCACGGCCCCCACCCCGGCGCAGTTCATCGAGTTCTTCGAGACCGCCTTCGACCCGATCCTCACCGCCTTCACCGCCATGGCCGACCATCCGGAGCGGGCCGCCGCCCTGCACACCGACCTGCTCGACCTGGCCGACCGCCGCAATCTCGCCGAGCCCGACCGGCCCGCCGAGTATCTGTTCGAGTACGTCGTGCTGACCGCCACCGCGGCGACCTGA
- a CDS encoding DUF6640 family protein has product MARQRFWTLPRTLVGAVLANTLIGPLAADLLIPDIAKQHLHNPNWPPHAKFHDAQYVGMGMLTGAMGLRILLRRKGDQRAQFYLAAALGSVTWLGMWGALLFPGTAAKDPEFECTSHRVLGMDVQLFIALVMLVGLSAAVGVERGRARRIAG; this is encoded by the coding sequence ATGGCCCGCCAGCGCTTCTGGACACTGCCGCGCACCCTCGTCGGCGCCGTCCTGGCGAACACCCTGATCGGCCCGTTGGCCGCCGACCTGCTCATCCCGGATATCGCGAAACAGCATCTGCACAACCCGAATTGGCCGCCGCACGCCAAGTTCCACGATGCGCAGTACGTCGGGATGGGCATGTTGACCGGAGCGATGGGGCTGCGAATCCTGCTGCGGCGCAAGGGCGATCAGCGAGCCCAGTTCTATCTGGCCGCGGCGCTGGGATCGGTGACCTGGCTGGGCATGTGGGGCGCGCTGCTGTTTCCCGGCACGGCGGCAAAGGATCCCGAGTTCGAATGCACCTCGCACCGGGTGCTGGGGATGGATGTGCAGCTGTTCATCGCGCTGGTGATGCTGGTCGGACTGTCCGCCGCGGTGGGCGTGGAGCGCGGCCGCGCCCGCCGGATCGCCGGGTAG
- a CDS encoding SGNH/GDSL hydrolase family protein encodes MTGAATVVAGSSATTASWAAYRLLMAQAQAARTVIGRDTSKPPEADGIYTAGCGEPAPWRIGVPFDLHLMIFGDSTAAGVGCATAEEVLGVRLARGLAEATGRRIRLSTKAISGATSKGLAGQVDAMFVAGPPPDAAVILVGANDVTKKHSVLASAQRLRRAVSRLREAGSVVVVGTCPDLGTVVAIPQPLRTVVHGWSVRLARAQTAATLAADGIAVPMGDLLGRDFRSTPEALFSADGFHPSAAGYELAAAHLLPALLREIGAPEPGVPHHIAAT; translated from the coding sequence GTGACGGGTGCCGCGACGGTGGTGGCGGGCTCCAGCGCCACCACCGCGTCGTGGGCGGCCTACCGGCTGCTCATGGCGCAGGCGCAGGCGGCGCGCACGGTCATCGGACGCGACACCTCGAAACCGCCCGAGGCCGACGGCATCTACACCGCGGGGTGCGGGGAGCCCGCGCCCTGGCGCATCGGCGTGCCGTTCGATCTGCACCTCATGATCTTCGGTGACTCCACCGCCGCCGGTGTCGGCTGCGCGACCGCCGAGGAGGTGCTCGGCGTGCGGCTGGCCCGCGGACTCGCCGAGGCCACCGGGCGGCGAATCCGGTTGAGTACCAAGGCCATTTCCGGCGCCACCTCCAAAGGGCTGGCGGGACAGGTGGATGCGATGTTCGTCGCCGGGCCGCCGCCGGACGCCGCGGTGATTTTGGTCGGCGCCAACGACGTCACCAAGAAGCATTCGGTGCTGGCGTCGGCGCAGCGGCTGCGGCGCGCGGTGAGCAGGCTGCGCGAGGCCGGGAGCGTGGTCGTGGTCGGCACCTGCCCGGATCTCGGCACCGTGGTGGCGATTCCGCAACCCCTGCGTACCGTCGTGCACGGCTGGAGCGTGCGGTTGGCGCGCGCCCAGACCGCGGCGACGCTGGCGGCCGACGGCATCGCGGTGCCCATGGGCGATCTGCTCGGCCGCGATTTCCGCAGCACACCGGAGGCGCTGTTCTCCGCCGACGGCTTCCATCCCTCGGCCGCGGGCTACGAACTCGCCGCCGCGCACCTGCTGCCCGCGCTGCTGCGGGAGATCGGCGCCCCCGAGCCGGGTGTGCCACACCACATCGCGGCGACGTAG